In the genome of Fusarium fujikuroi IMI 58289 draft genome, chromosome FFUJ_chr02, one region contains:
- a CDS encoding related to PRM10 Pheromone-regulated protein, with protein sequence MLSEQNDSGSGSGGRPSQVHTPLRKEKKRVGFHSSKDSSGESSDSTTRPQQTRQQRQDEGVFSPAGSPKLAPGELPPNAPDAYELSLALTKILSAEQEKKRQVQNLAPDTPDGGPKRPRPALRRNTSYDDPNEREKADQAESRTTERQYRSMADARQRADRLAVSVGSYSAPGSRRGSLDLEEVPSFKPLIEDYDNPKASPPAGSNTIEDAEYFGLRQRIANSDRFQHHAAAENLVRSHTRKGKRDLFTQHPNGGPTSGTATPVLQQAYAHDYVPRPDQYRGGILSSLLKLYHDDRAPGSGMNTPKDPGTPLMSPRNSPPISRPGSSNGTPPIRSPPRSRPTSGLFNYHKNRHSTSSLALTELMKSSSMFAAPASANISDKWAEQIKQKPPPPKKRDKARITIHIAGIIQRHRYLLKLCRALMMYGAPTHRLEEYMTMSSRVLEIEAQFLYLPGCMIISFDDSTTHTTEVKLVRVPQGIDLGRLRDVHNIYKEVVHDKIGVEEATKRLDDVNARKDKYNVWIRVFLYGVASACVAPFAFQGRFIDLPIAFFLGCIVGILQLVLAPSNELYAHVFEVSAALITSFFARAFGSIQNGKLFCFSALAQSSIALILPGYMVLCSSLELQSHNLVAGSVRMVHALIYTLFLGYGITIGASLYGMIDSNATSRSTCDNPLGREWYFLFVPGFTMCLCLINQAKWKQTPVMVGMALAGWSVNSYCAEYFGGNGQISNMLGALTIGILANLYSRMGRHVENGYLDFIDWWKLRVRPRYTKKKIDSDSWSLPTLNDPESRPGTPEKHQEPEKKPRKVGYSLAAAAMLPAIFVQVPSGLAAGGSLLASITMADEITKNGTKVASDMNTMGNLEGTAFNVLFKVIQVAIGISVGLFMSALIVYPLGKRRSGLFSF encoded by the coding sequence ATGCTATCTGAACAGAATGATAGTGGGAGTGGCAGCGGCGGGAGACCTAGCCAGGTACACACTCCCCTCcgcaaggaaaagaagcggGTAGGCTTCCACTCCAGCAAAGACTCCTCCGGAGAGAGCAGCGACTCGACAACTCGCCCACAGCAAACACGACAGCAGCGTCAGGATGAGGGTGTCTTCTCACCAGCTGGTTCACCGAAGCTAGCGCCTGGGGAATTACCGCCAAATGCACCGGATGCTTACGAGCTAAGCCTTGCTCTCACAAAGATCCTGTCCGctgagcaagagaagaaacgaCAGGTTCAGAATCTCGCACCAGACACCCCGGATGGAGGACCAAAGAGGCCGAGACCTGCGCTGAGGAGAAATACGAGCTATGATGATCCTAATGAGCGGGAGAAGGCGGACCAGGCGGAGTCGAGGACTACGGAGAGACAGTATCGATCTATGGCGGATGCTCGACAGAGAGCTGATCGGTTAGCTGTTTCGGTGGGGAGTTACTCTGCCCCTGGATCACGACGGGGATCGCTTGATCTCGAGGAAGTCCCCTCGTTTAAGCCGTTGATCGAGGACTATGATAATCCCAAGGCTTCACCACCAGCTGGGTCAAACACCATTGAAGATGCAGAATACTTCGGCCTTCGACAAAGAATAGCCAACTCTGATCGCTTCCAGCATCACGCTGCGGCTGAGAATCTAGTCAGGTCTCATACCCGCAAGGGAAAACGGGATCTATTCACACAGCATCCCAACGGCGGACCGACATCTGGAACCGCTACACCCGTTCTTCAACAAGCATACGCCCACGACTACGTCCCCCGACCAGACCAATACCGCGGCGGTATTCTCTCCTCGCTGCTGAAGCTTTATCACGATGATAGAGCACCAGGTAGTGGTATGAACACCCCCAAGGACCCGGGGACACCACTCATGTCGCCGCGTAACTCACCACCTATATCCCGCCCCGGATCATCCAATGGAACGCCTCCTATCCGATCACCGCCTCGCTCACGGCCGACGAGCGGGTTGTTCAATTACCACAAGAACAGACACTCGACGTCTTCGCTTGCACTTACAGAGTTGATGAAGTCCTCGTCCATGTTTGCGGCGCCAGCTTCAGCGAATATCTCCGACAAGTGGGCTGAGCAGATTAAACAGAAGCCGCCGCCCCCGAAGAAGCGAGACAAGGCTCGGATTACTATTCATATCGCGGGTATTATCCAGCGCCATCGATATCTGCTCAAGTTGTGCAGGGCTCTTATGATGTATGGTGCGCCTACACATCGGTTGGAAGAGTACATGACCATGTCATCGCGTGTCCTCGAAATCGAAGCTCAGTTCTTGTACCTCCCTGGTTGCATGATTATCAGCTTTGATGATAGCACTACACATACCACTGAGGTTAAGCTCGTTCGTGTACCGCAGGGTATTGACCTCGGTCGTCTTCGAGACGTACACAACATTTATAAAGAAGTTGTCCACGACAAGATTGGCGTTGAGGAAGCGACGAAACGGCTCGACGATGTCAACGCACGGAAGGATAAATACAATGTCTGGATTCGAGTATTCCTATACGGTGTCGCATCGGCTTGTGTTGCGCCCTTCGCTTTCCAGGGCCGGTTCATCGACTTGCCTATTGCCTTCTTTCTTGGATGTATCGTCGGTATTCTTCAACTTGTCTTGGCACCTAGCAACGAATTGTACGCCCACGTCTTTGAAGTTTCGGCCGCTCTTATCACGTCGTTCTTCGCCCGAGCTTTCGGTTCTATTCAAAACGGCAAGCTCTTCTGCTTCAGTGCACTAGCACAGAGTAGTATCGCATTGATCCTTCCAGGGTATATGGTCCTCTGTAGTTCTCTCGAGCTTCAAAGTCATAACCTCGTCGCCGGTAGTGTACGCATGGTCCACGCTCTCATCTACACTCTCTTCCTCGGATACGGTATCACCATCGGCGCTTCGCTCTACGGCATGATCGATAGCAACGCAACGAGTCGTTCGACCTGCGATAACCCTCTTGGACGGGAATGGTACTTCCTCTTCGTCCCTGGATTCACCATGTGTCTCTGTCTCATCAACCAAGCCAAGTGGAAGCAAACCCCTGTTATGGTCGGGATGGCTTTAGCTGGATGGTCGGTCAACAGTTACTGCGCTGAGTACTTTGGAGGAAACGGCCAAATCTCTAATATGCTGGGTGCCTTGACAATCGGTATTCTCGCAAACTTGTACTCTCGAATGGGTCGGCATGTCGAGAATGGATACTTGGACTTTATCGACTGGTGGAAGCTCAGGGTTCGACCGCGTTATACCAAGAAGAAAATCGACTCGGACTCATGGTCCCTCCCAACCCTCAACGATCCCGAATCTCGACCTGGAACACCAGAGAAACATCAAGagcccgagaagaagccccGCAAGGTCGGATACAGTCTTGCAGCTGCGGCTATGCTTCCAGCTATTTTCGTGCAGGTTCCCTCTGGTTTAGCAGCAGGAGGTTCTCTGCTGGCCAGTATCACTATGGCTGATGAGATTACCAAGAACGGAACAAAGGTGGCATCTGACATGAACACAATGGGCAATCTTGAAGGAACTGCGTTCAATGTCTTGTTCAAGGTCATCCAAGTTGCCATTGGCATCAGTGTCGGTTTGTTCATGAGTGCACTGATCGTCTACCCTTTGGGTAAGAGACGAAGTGGGCTGTTCAGTTTCTGA
- a CDS encoding probable alpha/beta hydrolase, producing the protein MAAKSTVKVPHLGGIDAGYRVSGSGIDSSKPTLVLVNSMCTTSSLFEAQFSAPELTDKINLLAIEPLGHGATSSKSEHFTYWDSAIMNLQVMEALGVDKAFALGTSAGGWIVVRMALLAPEKILGVLPLGTSMDYESAESREKGCWDPKTQLGPFYENWHSTTPTPDFVVDDVWRGLVSSVGFGSNPSPETLAFWDETLKQVYRGDEGRKKLRIAVVNLFERDGLLLRLRDVKCPVYWLQGTADPVFGTTVPTEHIKLFTSSPEATLGFVEGGGHYLSATNPKEINEAILKMVTKYA; encoded by the exons ATGGCTGCCAAATCTACTGTCAAGGTTCCCCACCTCGGAGGCATCGATGCCGGCTATCGTGTCTCGGGCTCTGGCATCGACTCTAGCAAACCTACCCTTGTGCTCGTCAACTCCATGTGCACCACATCATCTCTCTTTGAAGCTCAGTTCTCTGCCCCGGAACTCACtgacaagatcaaccttCTCGCCATTGAACCCCTCGGTCATGGCGCCACAAGCTCAAAGTCAGAGCACTTCACCTACTGGGACTCAGCCATCATGAACCTCCAGGTCATGGAAGCTCTTGGCGTTGACAAGGCTTTCGCCCTGGGAACAAGCGCTGGCGGCTGGATCGTCGTTCGCATGGCTCTTCTAGCCCCTGAAAAG ATCCTCGGCGTTCTCCCGCTTGGCACGTCCATGGACTACGAGTCCGCCGAGTCTCGCGAGAAAGGCTGCTGGGACCCCAAGACTCAGCTTGGCCCCTTCTACGAGAACTGGCACAGCACTACGCCCACGCCTGACTTTGTCGTCGATGACGTTTGGCGCGGTCTCGTTTCGTCGGTAGGCTTCGGAAGCAACCCATCTCCTGAAACGCTCGCGTTCTGGGACGAGACGCTCAAGCAGGTCTATCGCGGGGACGAGGGCCGAAAGAAGCTGCGGATCGCCGTTGTCAACCTTTTCGAGAGGGATGGTCTGCTTCTCCGCTTGCGAGACGTTAAGTGCCCCGTTTACTGGCTTCAG GGAACTGCCGATCCTGTGTTTGGCACGACTGTTCCTACTGAGCACATAAAGCTCTTCACTTCCAGCCCTGAGGCTACGCTTGGCTTTGTCGAGGGCGGTGGTCATTACCTGAGCGCTACTAaccccaaggagatcaaCGAGGCCATTCTCAAGATGGTGACCAAGTATGCTTAA
- a CDS encoding related to integral membrane protein produces MAESQLPGLPGFDKHNIQPWTVEVVVSMTVLALVSCGLRLYSRHLKAQKLWWDDYVILFSMSWNLVVVGFIFAMHANGMGIHADKVPPSQIVKMAKWLVVAEVLYAWNLGWTKLSLLLMYYRIFRVPYFKKMAWLVGSFVFAWVITITFLFIFICIPVAKLWYPDLPGRCINQVGTWIANAASTIFTDIVILCLPLPPIWKLQLGKSEKLGLTAAFAIGSFVVFASAYRTSVLFTYTSTDPSYTLAPTVGWTEIEMSAGIVSANLPTMLPVLRLVAKFTGLSSFASTVRSNVRPSGDKSTKGLKSHENTGAGRSSNGSASTNAFYRLPDDNDSTDLIKGPKFTETSAPVNTKLRPDVEGFELTTTTYNAKVDGGNSSSEEILQGIRVHREFHQTTARSP; encoded by the exons ATGGCCGAGTCTCAGCTCCCAGGCCTTCCTGGCTTCGACAAGCACAACATCCAACCATGGACTGTCGAAGTCGTTGTTTCCATGACCGTTTTGGCGTTGGTTTCTTGTGGCCTTCGGTTGTATAGCCGGCACTTGAAGGCACAGAAGCTTTGGTGGGATGACTATGTTattctcttctccatg TCGTGGAACTTGGTCGTTGTAGGATTCATCTTCGCCATGCACGCCAACGGAATGGGCATTCACGCAGATAAAGTCCCTCCTTCGCAGATAGTCAAGATGGCCAAATGGCTAGTTGTCGCTGAAGTTCTATATGCTTGGAACCTTGGCTGGACGAAGTTGAGTCTTTTGCTCATGTACTACCGAATCTTCCGCGTTCCCTacttcaagaagatggcaTGGCTCGTTGGATCTTTCGTCTTTGCTTGGGTCATCACCATTACCTTTCTTTTCATCTTTATCTGCATCCCAGTTGCTAAGCTCTGGTATCCCGATCTCCCTGGCCGATGTATTAACCAAGTCGGAACATGGATCGCCAATGCCGCTTCCACCATTTTTACCGATATTGTCATCTTGTGTCTACCACTACCTCCTATCTGGAAACTTCAGCTCGGCAAGTCTGAAAAGCTTGGCCTTACAGCTGCCTTTGCCATAGGATCATTCGTCGTCTTCGCCTCGGCCTACCGAACCAGCGTTCTCTTCACCTACACCAGCACTGATCCAAGCTACACACTCGCCCCTACAGTAGGATGGACCGAGATCGAAATGTCAGCCGGTATCGTCTCAGCAAATCTCCCGACAATGTTGCCAGTTCTCAGACTCGTCGCCAAATTCACCGGCCTCAGCAGCTTCGCATCAACAGTCCGCAGTAACGTCAGACCATCCGGCGACAAGTCAACAAAGGGCCTCAAGTCCCACGAGAACACTGGCGCTGGCAGGAGCTCTAACGGCTCTGCATCGACGAATGCGTTCTACAGACTACCAGACGACAACGACTCGACTGATTTGATCAAGGGGCCGAAATTCACGGAGACATCAGCGCCAGTCAACACTAAACTAAGGCCTGATGTCGAGGGTTTTGAGCTCACTACTACTACATACAACGCCAAAGTCGACGGTGGGAACTCGAGCAGTGAGGAGATATTGCAGGGCATAAGAGTGCACCGAGAGTTCCATCAAACGACTGCACGATCACCATAA
- a CDS encoding probable nuclear migration protein, producing MSRTLTSRQAEELHKSIIAYLAANNLQESANAMRTELSLGEDAFDTATAKKYETLLEKKWTSVVRLQKKIMDLEAQNHALQTELNSATPTSLSNRRGDPSSWLPAGPPRHVLQSHRTPINCVAFHPIFSSIASGDEDATIKIWDWEFGELERTVKGHTKAVLDLDYGGPKGHTLLASCSSDLTIKLWDPSNEYQNIRTLPGHDHSVSAVRFIPSGAPGAPLSGNLLASASRDVTVRIWDVTTGYCVKTIRGHADWIRDVAPSLDGKYLLSTGNDRTVRLWDISVPNPEAKLVMIGHEHFVECCTFAPPAAYSHLATLAGVKKAPPASSTAEFMATGGRDKTIKLWDGRGTCIKTLVGHDNWVRGLVFHPSGKFLLSVSDDKTIRCWDLSQEGKCVKTVEGAHEHFITSLRWAPPIIKDKGPTEEANGDVGTPKKAAAAPQDVQIRCVIATGSVDMSLRIFSR from the exons ATGAGCCGGACGTTGACGAGCCGGCAGGCAGAGGAGCT GCATAAATCCATCATCGCCTACCTCGCCGCAAATAACCTGCAAGAAAGCGCCAATGCCATGAGGACGGAGCTCAGTCTTGGGGAGGATGCTTTCGATACGGCTACCGCGAAGAAATACGAGACGCTGCTGGAGAAGAAATGGACAAGTGTCGTGCGGTTACAAAAAAAG ATCATGGACCTAGAAGCACAGAACCACGCCCTTCAGACAGAACTTAATAGCGCTACACCGACATCTCTCTCTAACCGAAGAGGAGATCCATCTTCCTGGCTCCCAGCTGGTCCTCCACGACACGTCCTTCAATCGCATCGAACGCCCATCAACTGCGTCGCCTTCCACCCGATTTTTTCGTCCATCGCatctggagatgaagatgccacTATCAAGATCTGGGATTGGGAGTTTGGCGAGCTCGAAAGGACGGTGAAAGGTCACACCAAAGCGGTTCTCGATCTCGACTACGGTGGCCCGAAAGGCCATACACTGCTTGCGTCTTGCAGTTCCGATTTAACCATCAAGCTATGGGATCCTTCGAACGAGTACCAAAATATTCGCACACTACCTGGTCACGACCACAGTGTGAGCGCAGTCCGATTTATACCCTCTGGAGCTCCTGGGGCGCCGTTATCGGGCAATCTGCTCGCGAGCGCTAGTCGAGATGTTACAGTGAGGATATGGGATGTTACGACAGGATATTGTGTCAAGACGATAAGAGGACATGCCGACTGGATTCGTGATGTCGCTCCGTCGTTGGATGGAAAATACCTGCTATCGACTGGCAACGATCGAACAGTGAGACTCTGGGATATTTCAGTGCCAAATCCCGAAGCCAAGCTCGTCATGATTGGCCACGAGCATTTCGTCGAATGCTGCACCTTTGCGCCACCAGCAGCATACTCGCACTTGGCTACTCTAGCCGGCGTAAAGAAGGCGCCTCCAGCAAGCAGCACGGCGGAGTTTATGGCGACCGGTGGCAGAGATAAGACGATTAAGCTGTGGGATGGTCGAGGAACCTGTATCAAGACCCTGGTAGGTCATGACAACTGGGTTCGAGGTCTCGTGTTCCATCCAAGCGGCAAATTCCTTCTCTCGGTATCCGATGACAAGACGATTCGATGCTGGGATCTgagccaagaaggaaagTGTGTCAAGACTGTTGAAGGAGCACACGAACATTTTATCACAAGTCTGAGATGGGCGCCACCTATtatcaaggacaagggtcCGACTGAGGAGGCCAATGGCGATGTGGGCACTCCCAAGAAAGCGGCGGCTGCACCTCAAGACGTGCAGATCCGCTGTGTCATTGCTACAGGAAGTGTAGATATGTCTCTTCGAATCTTTTCGCGGTAG